From a single Nocardioides panacis genomic region:
- a CDS encoding DedA family protein — translation MTDIHALVAPMLLGIQWLDPQYLLDQFGDYALWGAAAVIFAECGLLVGFFLPGDSLLFTVGLLVSKGDVPQPLWVCALVLFAASMLGNASGYAIGAVAGPSIFHREDSKIFKKKYVDKTHDFFEKYGNRAIVLARFVPIVRTFITVMAGVGDMGFRRFMVYSAIGGAVWASGVTVLGYFLGQISFVRNNLEVMLLAIVAISVVPIAVEVLRARAVEKIEEVRED, via the coding sequence GTGACGGACATCCACGCCCTGGTCGCCCCGATGCTGCTCGGCATCCAGTGGCTGGACCCGCAGTACCTCCTCGACCAGTTCGGCGACTACGCACTCTGGGGCGCGGCGGCGGTGATCTTCGCCGAGTGCGGCCTGCTCGTCGGCTTCTTCCTGCCCGGCGACTCGCTGCTGTTCACGGTCGGCCTGCTGGTCTCCAAGGGCGACGTGCCGCAGCCGCTGTGGGTGTGTGCGCTGGTGCTGTTCGCCGCCTCGATGCTCGGCAACGCGAGCGGCTACGCCATCGGCGCCGTGGCGGGGCCGTCGATCTTCCACCGCGAGGACTCGAAGATCTTCAAGAAGAAGTACGTCGACAAGACCCACGACTTCTTCGAGAAGTACGGCAACCGGGCCATCGTGCTGGCCCGCTTCGTGCCGATCGTGCGCACCTTCATCACCGTGATGGCCGGGGTCGGCGACATGGGCTTCCGGCGGTTCATGGTCTACAGCGCGATCGGCGGCGCGGTCTGGGCGAGCGGCGTGACGGTGCTGGGCTACTTCCTGGGCCAGATCTCGTTCGTCCGCAACAACCTCGAGGTGATGCTGCTCGCGATCGTGGCGATCTCGGTCGTCCCGATCGCCGTCGAGGTGCTCCGGGCCCGGGCCGTGGAGAAGATCGAGGAGGTCCGGGAGGACTGA
- a CDS encoding PTS sugar transporter subunit IIA, with translation MQVLAPVTGTSLDVADVPDPVFASGMVGPGLAIEPRPGPQSAVAPIAGRLAKLHPHAFLVVSDTGPGVLVHLGIDTVQMHGDGFTLLADELDVVRAGQEIVTWDPGYVTGTGRSAVCAVVVLDCPAPSEPLQRPGSTVTAADPIFDIRC, from the coding sequence ATGCAGGTCCTCGCACCGGTCACCGGCACCAGCCTGGACGTGGCCGACGTGCCCGATCCGGTCTTCGCCTCCGGGATGGTCGGCCCGGGCCTGGCGATCGAGCCGCGCCCGGGCCCGCAGAGCGCGGTGGCACCGATCGCGGGCCGGCTGGCCAAGCTGCACCCGCACGCGTTCCTGGTGGTCAGCGACACCGGGCCCGGGGTGCTCGTGCACCTCGGGATCGACACGGTCCAGATGCACGGCGACGGGTTCACCCTGCTCGCCGACGAGCTCGACGTGGTGCGCGCCGGGCAGGAGATCGTCACCTGGGACCCCGGCTACGTCACCGGCACCGGCCGCTCGGCCGTGTGCGCGGTCGTGGTGCTCGACTGCCCGGCCCCCTCCGAGCCGCTGCAGCGCCCGGGCTCCACGGTCACCGCCGCCGACCCGATCTTCGACATCCGCTGCTGA
- a CDS encoding glucose PTS transporter subunit EIIB gives MSQAAAILAALGGPGNIVEIEACITRLRTEIQDASLVDEASLRAAGAHGVMRSGVVVQVVLGPEADTVASEIEDLL, from the coding sequence ATGAGCCAAGCAGCGGCGATCCTGGCGGCCCTCGGCGGGCCCGGGAACATCGTAGAGATCGAAGCCTGCATCACCCGCCTCCGCACCGAGATCCAGGACGCCTCGCTGGTCGACGAGGCGTCCTTGCGAGCGGCAGGCGCGCACGGCGTCATGCGGTCCGGCGTGGTCGTCCAGGTGGTCCTCGGCCCCGAGGCGGACACCGTCGCCAGCGAGATCGAGGACCTCCTCTGA